One genomic window of Cricetulus griseus strain 17A/GY chromosome 3, alternate assembly CriGri-PICRH-1.0, whole genome shotgun sequence includes the following:
- the Rbp4 gene encoding retinol-binding protein 4 isoform X2, whose protein sequence is MEWVWALVLLAVLGGSSAERDCRVSSFRVKENFDKARFSGIWYAIAKKDPEGLFLQDNIIAEFSVDEKGHMSATAKGRVRILSNWEVCADMVGTFTDTEDPAKFKMKYWGVASFLQRGNDDHWIIDTDYDTFALQYSCRLQNLDGTCADSYSFVFSRDPNGLTPETRRLVRQRQEELCLERQYRWIEHNGYCQSRPSRNSL, encoded by the exons ATGGAGTGGGTGTGGGCGCTCGTGTTACTGGCAGTGCTGGGAGGCAGCAGCGCCGAGCGCGATTGCAGGGTGAGCAGCTTCCGAGTCAAGGAGAACTTCGACAAGGCTCGT ttctctGGGATCTGGTACGCCATCGCCAAAAAAGACCCCGAGGGTCTCTTTTTGCAAGACAACATCATCGCCGAGTTTTCCGTGGACGAGAAGGGTCATATGAGCGCCACAGCTAAGGGCCGAGTCCGTATTCTGAG CAACTGGGAAGTATGCGCAGACATGGTGGGCACtttcacagacactgaagatcCTGCCAAGTTCAAGATGAAGTACTGGGGTGTAGCCTCCTTTCTCCAGCGAGGAA ATGACGACCACTGGATCATCGATACGGACTACGACACCTTCGCTTTGCAGTACTCCTGTCGCCTGCAGAATCTGGACGGCACCTGTGCGGACAGCTACTCCTTCGTGTTCTCTCGTGACCCCAATGGCCTGACCCCAGAGACACGGCGGCTTGTGAGACAGCGGCAGGAGGAGCTGTGCCTAGAAAGGCAGTACCGCTGGATCGAGCACAATG GCTACTGTCAAAGCAGACCCTCAAGGAACAGTTTATAG